One Proteinivorax tanatarense DNA segment encodes these proteins:
- a CDS encoding family 1 encapsulin nanocompartment shell protein: protein MDMLKRSLAPLSKEAWEEIEETTAKVLKTHLSARKVVKVDGPKGWDFNAVTNGRLELLPENNGEVKTGMYSVKPLVETRISFELDRWEMDNIIRGAKDIELDSLEEAAEKVAAFEENTIYNGYKDGGIKGLCEVAEHNLSFGNEPNGILESISAGVLKLQHAYSSGPYTLIVGDEGWKLINKTSQGYPLKKLIEDFLKTEIVYSKELEGALLVPYDHEDLEMTIGQDFSIGYEGHDNKKVKLFITESFTFRVLDPSLVVKYNI, encoded by the coding sequence ATGGATATGCTTAAAAGATCATTAGCTCCTTTGAGTAAGGAAGCTTGGGAGGAAATTGAAGAAACTACTGCCAAAGTATTAAAAACCCACCTGTCTGCTAGAAAAGTTGTAAAAGTTGATGGTCCAAAGGGTTGGGACTTTAATGCAGTAACAAATGGCAGGCTAGAGTTATTACCAGAGAATAACGGCGAAGTTAAAACTGGTATGTATAGCGTTAAACCTTTAGTAGAAACACGGATAAGCTTTGAGTTAGATAGATGGGAAATGGATAATATCATCCGTGGAGCTAAAGATATTGAATTAGATTCCTTAGAAGAAGCGGCAGAAAAAGTAGCTGCTTTTGAAGAAAACACAATATATAATGGATATAAAGACGGAGGTATAAAAGGACTTTGCGAGGTAGCGGAGCATAACCTAAGTTTTGGTAATGAGCCTAATGGCATTTTAGAATCAATTTCAGCTGGGGTGCTAAAACTTCAACACGCTTACTCTAGCGGTCCATATACATTGATCGTGGGTGATGAAGGCTGGAAATTAATAAATAAAACTTCCCAAGGCTACCCATTGAAAAAACTAATTGAGGATTTTTTAAAGACTGAAATAGTTTACTCAAAAGAATTAGAAGGTGCTCTATTAGTACCGTATGATCATGAAGATTTAGAAATGACTATAGGCCAAGACTTTAGTATAGGGTACGAAGGCCACGACAACAAAAAAGTAAAACTATTCATAACTGAGTCTTTTACATTTAGAGTGCTAGACCCTAGTTTAGTAGTAAAATATAATATATAG
- a CDS encoding ferritin-like domain-containing protein — protein sequence MSNYQEPIEQLDEKTKNISKAITSLKEEVEAVDYYNQRVATTNDPDLKKIFEHNRDEEIEHAVMTIEWLRRNMGVWDEELKETLFKEGPIMGHHGEEGEDSGGLSIGDMKK from the coding sequence ATGAGTAACTATCAAGAGCCGATTGAACAGTTAGATGAAAAAACTAAAAACATTTCTAAAGCAATTACAAGCTTAAAAGAGGAAGTTGAAGCGGTAGATTATTACAACCAAAGAGTTGCTACTACAAATGACCCAGATTTAAAGAAAATATTCGAACATAACAGAGATGAAGAAATAGAACATGCCGTCATGACCATTGAGTGGCTTAGAAGAAATATGGGTGTTTGGGATGAAGAGTTAAAAGAGACTTTATTTAAAGAAGGTCCTATAATGGGGCACCATGGTGAAGAAGGAGAGGACTCTGGCGGATTGTCTATTGGAGATATGAAAAAATAA
- a CDS encoding ABC transporter ATP-binding protein: protein MIKLSQVHKDLKGKEILHDVSIEAKKGRAYLLKGHNGSGKTMILRMLCGLIKPNKGKVVKDKDYSFGVMIESPSFLEGETALYNLKYLASINNRISLTDIEKALKKVNLYNYRNDKVSTFSLGMKQRLGICQAIMEEPDILLLDEPFNALDDENYNMAIELLMGFKKREKIIVVASHGFSVDKTTLFDEIITLSNGTVKKIEKVR, encoded by the coding sequence ATGATTAAACTATCACAGGTACATAAAGATTTAAAGGGCAAAGAAATACTACATGATGTCAGCATAGAAGCAAAAAAAGGAAGGGCGTATTTGTTGAAAGGTCATAACGGTAGTGGTAAAACAATGATTCTTAGAATGCTTTGTGGGTTAATAAAGCCAAATAAAGGGAAGGTTGTAAAAGATAAAGACTATAGCTTTGGTGTTATGATTGAAAGCCCTTCATTTTTAGAAGGGGAAACTGCCCTTTACAATCTAAAATACTTAGCTTCAATAAATAATAGAATTTCATTAACTGACATAGAGAAAGCGCTAAAAAAAGTAAATTTGTATAACTATCGTAATGATAAGGTGAGTACATTTTCACTAGGTATGAAACAAAGGCTTGGAATTTGTCAAGCTATAATGGAGGAGCCGGACATTTTACTTTTAGATGAACCCTTTAATGCGCTAGACGATGAAAACTACAACATGGCAATAGAGTTGTTGATGGGGTTTAAGAAACGGGAAAAGATTATAGTAGTTGCCTCCCACGGCTTTTCCGTTGATAAAACAACCTTGTTTGATGAAATTATTACTTTAAGTAATGGCACAGTGAAAAAGATAGAAAAAGTAAGATAA
- a CDS encoding restriction endonuclease — translation MDYINLGNYQLEERVAFYYYKLGRKVKVDVGLAGIQIDILVKEKKACGTEITTIVKCKGYSRKVDVSVVKSMASSFHFLKQKRLADKAIIASISGFSKQSKIVAAEYGIELIKAKDLVVNLDYKQRKMISNKIKIRNNKAKRIFVAIPFSKEFHDVYILGIRDIADKLGAIVERVDEIEHNDEIIDMIRKQIDKSDIVIGDTSGANPNVMYEIGLSHGKNKPTILMCRKNKDEKLPFNISGTNHIIYETIVDLRCKLKNRLKSIES, via the coding sequence ATGGACTATATAAATTTGGGAAACTATCAGCTTGAAGAAAGGGTTGCCTTTTATTATTATAAGCTAGGGAGAAAAGTAAAAGTAGATGTTGGTCTAGCAGGAATACAAATTGATATTTTGGTAAAAGAGAAAAAAGCATGTGGAACAGAGATAACAACAATTGTTAAGTGCAAAGGCTATAGTAGAAAAGTAGACGTTAGCGTTGTTAAGTCTATGGCTAGTAGTTTTCATTTTTTAAAACAAAAGAGACTAGCTGACAAAGCAATAATTGCAAGTATAAGTGGGTTTAGTAAGCAGTCAAAGATTGTAGCAGCGGAATATGGTATTGAGTTAATAAAAGCTAAAGATTTGGTTGTAAACTTAGATTATAAACAAAGAAAAATGATAAGCAATAAAATTAAAATAAGAAATAATAAAGCTAAAAGAATTTTTGTTGCTATCCCTTTTTCTAAGGAGTTCCATGATGTCTATATCCTTGGCATCCGTGATATTGCGGATAAACTAGGAGCTATTGTTGAACGTGTAGATGAAATAGAACATAATGATGAAATTATTGATATGATACGAAAGCAAATTGATAAATCAGATATTGTAATAGGCGATACTTCGGGAGCAAATCCTAACGTAATGTATGAAATTGGATTAAGCCATGGGAAAAACAAACCCACTATATTAATGTGTAGAAAAAACAAAGATGAAAAGCTACCTTTTAATATTTCCGGAACCAATCATATTATATATGAAACAATTGTAGACTTAAGATGTAAGTTAAAAAATAGATTAAAAAGTATTGAAAGCTAA